One stretch of Bombina bombina isolate aBomBom1 chromosome 7, aBomBom1.pri, whole genome shotgun sequence DNA includes these proteins:
- the LOC128636228 gene encoding LOW QUALITY PROTEIN: SERTA domain-containing protein 1-like (The sequence of the model RefSeq protein was modified relative to this genomic sequence to represent the inferred CDS: deleted 2 bases in 1 codon): MLAKGVKRKLSEVDEGMGNNPENAMMSPSPSSLPAVQSHCLMNISLVKLHHSLRHVEPNFRHLALVANTLRRLQDNMQTEQTTPAGSRSTKETLKKDYCKSSGMENKKLALDDQGEDPLLSCMDASLYSSISTILEDSNNFEGLSSPPLPHIDNGQLCFPKDNNVDMSREDSGKLTPSSSFVRSSPYLLGDKFEDIFEDIDTSIYDSDPWSSSNLLNFKSFSNINETDEKTLMQMDSIKTTKYLATRYYCI; the protein is encoded by the exons ATGTTGGCCAAAGGGGTTAAACGGAAGTTATCAGAAGTGGATGAAGGAATGGGGAACAATCCTGAGAATGCTATGATGTCTCCAAGCCCTAGTTCATTACCTGCAGTGCAGTCACATTGCCTTATGAACATTTCTCTTGTGAAGCTTCACCATAGTCTAAGACATGTGGAGCCTAACTTCAGGCATCTTGCGTTGGTTGCCAATACCCTACGGCGCCTTCAGGACAACATGCAAACTGAGCAAACTACTCCAGCAGGGTCACGATCCACGAAAGAAACTTTAAAGAAGGACTATTGCAAATCTTCAGGTATGGAGAACAAGAAACTAGCTCTAGACGATCAAGGAGAAGATCCTTTGCTCTCGTGTATGGATGCCTCTCTTTACTCTTCAATTTCTACCATACTTGAGGACTCAAATAACTTTGAGGGGCTCAGTAGT CCCCCCCTTCCTCATATAGACAATGGTCAGCTGTGCTTTCCTAAGGATAACAATGTAGATATGAGCAGAGAGGACTCTGGGAAGCTGACACCTTCTTCTAGTTTTGTAAGATCCTCCCCTTACCTTCTAGGGGACAAATTTGAGGATATTTTTGAAGATATTGACACTTCCATATATGATAGTGACCCTTGGTCAAGTAGCAACCTGCTAAACTTCAAGTCCTTTTCTAACATAAATGAGACTGATGAGAAAACATTAATGCAAATGGACTCTATAAAAACAACGAAGTATCTTGCAACAAGATACTACTGTATATAA